Part of the Parambassis ranga chromosome 16, fParRan2.1, whole genome shotgun sequence genome, ATACattgttctttctgtgtgtttacttaaTTCTGCATCTTTGTCTGACTCACAGTGGACGTTGAGGGTGACGATTCCAGTCAGGTCAGCGTCCAGGTTATCGAAATCTGTGGCCGTGCACTTGTACTCTCCAGAATCCGTGCGCTTGACTGATTTCAGTGTCAGAAGACCGCCCACACCAACGACGGACTTTCCCTGAATGTGGAATGACAGGGATTCTGGGTAAGGACTCCATGTGGTAATTGTAATAAGgtggaaaataaaaagcacaaaTGGAATGTGTTGTGTATGTTCACGCACGGCTTTGCTGAAGTCAAACTCAGGCTGAGGGTTTCCATCGGTCTCACATTTCATAACGACAGTATCGCCCTCTTTGACTGGGTCTTTGTTGACCAGGGAAAAGGTGGCCGTCTCTGAAGGATCTAAATGGACAAGAACAGACACGCAGCAGGTGAACATTCCTTCAGTGGTTAGGTTAACGCTGCTGTACTGTAAGTCATCAATCAGAGATGAGCAATGCATTCCAGAAGATATACCTCCTTTTTCCAAGCACCAttactcttctttttttttttttttttttttgctaaaaatCTCTGCGGTGTTGAGCTGTGCTTAGCAGGAGGGAAGAAATGtacaaaagaataaaacaactTTGTTCAAATGCAAAGAAACACAATAAAGATGAACTAATTATGTACTTTTAGCCAACAGGGGCCCGAATAAATCTTAATGAGTCCCTCTGTAGCACCATCAACAGGTTGACAACATAATGTGCATGCTTCTAAGAGCTAGAGGCCCAGTAGTTTAAATGTTTATCTACACATTGGACCAAATGATTGATTTATAATGTTTGAATAATTCATTTCCCACCAAAGGTTACACCTATACCCAGGATGTAACTCCCCAAACATTCTGCCTCTTCACTTACAGTTGAGATCGATAGTGATGGTGTTGGACTTCTTCTCTTTGATCTGGTCTCCTTGCATGCTGTACTCCACAGTGCACTGGAACACAGAGTCCTTATCTTCCTTGGTGGGCTGCATGTACAGGGTGCTCTTGATGGTGAAAAGACCCGAGGCCTCCTTCACCACGGAGGGAATCATATAAGTCTCTGACAGGCACGAGGGGGtagaaaaggaaaaacacacaaaatgaatgatttcaaatgattaaaaaaaaaagatatctgATAGCCAGCCAGAGGGCACATACTCTCTTTCCTGTCTTTGACCTCAGGTAGGGGCTCATCATCTTTGAACCAGATGATTCTTGGCTGAGGGTGTCCATTCATTGTCACACAGGTGCCAATCTGATACACATGAACATATACAGTTAGAGCTGTTGTGTCTTTAAGCTAAGgtaaagacaacagcagcttcacacaAACCTCTGAGCTGGAGGGCTCTCCCACAGAAATGGCCTGAGCTGAAGGTTTTGTGAGCTCCGGCTTCTCAGGGGCAACTGAGACAGAACAAGATAAATCATTATTATATCATTATGATTCAATGCAGCAAAAGGAAATTACTAATGTAACCTCTGGTATATATAAGCAAACTCCCCCGTTCCACAGGGGCCAGGATCCATGATCTGACCTTACTAATTAAGTCTCGCAGTAAATAAACTGCTTCCACTGCGATCCGGTTCACATGAGCTGACAAGGGTcagaacataaaaaaacattcccccccttttttctggctcacacacaaaaccacaggtGTGGGTGCAGCCTCTTGTTTCTCTAAATCCTGAGCTCACTTGTTCACACAATGCAAGGTCATCTTATCACTGCCTGCAGCTGTCGACTgcttacaaaaataaacagttaatgGGTAATTCTCTTTGGCTTGCCTTTTTTTTCGTAACACGTTCCCATTTTTTATAGCTAAAACAGTTTTATAGCTACAATACAGTTTGTAACTCACATTTGtgtaactgctgtttttgtgagCTGACATACTGCTTACTCTCTGCTATAGGCTTCCTGAAAGAGAGAAACCAGGCTATCACTGCTACAGCTTAGCCCCTCAGGAGACCTCATAACTCAGTCCCATTAAGTTAAggcaggacagacacacaataattCAAACTCAACGAGTAGTGGTCTAATGTGAACAAAGAAAAATTGCTGGTTTGTGAGactgtctgttttctttgtgttgtggACATTGAGTGCATCTGAAAAGGTCTTTGTCAAACATCACTCCATTGAGGTATTGTCAAACACAATTAATAGCTCATTTTATGAGACGGCTTTAAACGCTGGTGCCTCTGAGTGCAGTAATGTTAATGAATAACTCGTACCTCTTTTGCCAGCATGGAAGCATGACTAAAGAAAGGGTCCTCCCATTTTTGGGGAGACTGTTCCATCCGACTGGAATTTGCAAATTGCATCTTGTTTTAGTGGATCCTAACCTCTTCTAGTGCATGAGTGATTATTGTAGACCTATTCAAaatcacctcctccacctgccccCCCTCAagactttcctctctctgtattttaCTGCAGGTCTCCAGgtccagacctccatgttgaCCTGCAGTCAAACCCTCTGACCTGCCCAGTGTTTTACTGTCTATCTTTACAATATTACTACACTTATCCAACAATATAACAgctataataaatacaaaacttAGTTTTTCAGCCTGTCAAATAACAATTATTTTTAACCTGATGTTTGTCTTCTGTAATGTATGGTGTATAAAgctccttctctccctgtcaCCCCTCTGCCTTATCCACCTCCTTATCTCCTCCTTTAGCTcctgagccgggtcctgctcaaggctTTTTCCTGTTAAACGTGAGTTTTGCCTTGCCACCATTGCCTTAACTGCCTGCTCAAGGGTCAGGTTCTGGGTTTCTATAGAATGCCTAGAGACCATTTTCATTGAAAAAGACATTAtccaaataaaaaatgaattgaATGGAAGGGGCCAGTACAGCCACCTAAACTATGGTAAGCCATGAGCACGTTGGTCATAAATCTAGACTCTTATTAAGGAGAGATATATGAGACATGACAGGTGTGATTGAACTATTCATCAATTGTGTCAAGAGTGATTAGATTGTGGTTAATTGACCTCTGGGGAACTTATCAAAAGAAAACCGATAACCCTGGTCATCTAAGCcctggacaaaaaaacaaaacacaacaacacctgAGTGCAGATGATCGTGACAAATCATACCTTACGTTAGTGTATTTCTATAAATAGATAAGTATGGTGTTAATGTAAGCATGTGCTAAATGCAATCAGCAGAATGCATTAGATACAATTAAGTCACTTCTCAATCAGAGtatgcatgaacacacaaatctcACTCATTAGAGCCATAAACCTTTAGTGACAGTGACAGCAACAAATCAAGTCATAAATTCCATTAATGAAAAAGCTGGTGTGTGGGGGAGGCACTTTGAAAAGGTGGTGTTGAGGTCATACAAAAGGGTTAAATTTGACTTACAGAAGACTTTGAGCATGGTGGTGCCATCTGCAAccccagcagcaccagcagagaCCTGGCAGATGTAGGTAAGCTCGTCTGAGGGCTTAACAGAGGTGATGGTTAAGGTGAAGTCCTCTCCGATGGTGACCCGCCCAGTCAGTGGGGTGCCATCGTCGCTTTGTCCAGCACCACTCTGAGAGCGGAAGGCCACGCGTTTCCTGGTTCCCTGCTCCTCCTGAGGAAAGAAACGCAATAGGAGTAACAGAAAACAGGGGCCCTCGTGCATCATAAGAACGTGGAACCAGAAGTTACTTACAATGTACCACTCAACAATTACGTTgctggatgatgatgacatgGTGTATTTACAGGTCAGAGTGGCCTTTTCTCCTTTGAGAACCTCCACTTTAGGAGACACCTTCACAACCACAGCCCCACTGCACACTGtagaaaataacacaaacacagagagaataAGCTTAAAATGTCAGTAAAGAGATCAGCAATTAAAATGTCCTGTACTTACATAgcaatgcacacatacagtaatgaATGTGTCGCTGATTTTCAACTACATGACACAACTCGCACAAGAGCACAGGGAAATAATGAGATAGAGAGGAAAAGACTACAATGACTACAACTTGTCTGCATGTTATTAGAttgaaagcctgtgtgtttgttttatacCCTCAGGGTTTCCGATGGTTCAAACACTGTTACGAGAACTGGGACCGCAACGTGTCGTCCATGAGGGACTTTGTCAGCACCCGAGCACGCCTTTTCCTGCATTGCCTTGGGCAGTTTGCTCTCATCACTcctcacacacatcagcaaCAGCCCGCAGTGTATGATTACTCAGTGCTTTTACAGCATAGCGCCACTTCCACACAATATAATAAACAGACACAGCTCCAGAGATGACAACTGACACCAGAACCCTGCTACACAGGGCTggaccacacatgcacacaggtttATGCATCTCGACAGCAGTATAATCTACAGTTTAGACATTGTATGTAATCTCTGCGAATAAAATAATCTTTTTAAGATTAGATTTAGAACAATTATAAACTAGGGTTTCACATTTTACCACCAACTATTGTATGGAAGTAGACATAAAGGTGTATGAACAGGAGCAAAAATGTTTGAGAGACCCTCAGGCAGGTTGTACGGCCCTTCTGGCACTGTCAGTATTCTCCATTCAGTAGAGACATTAGGATGCACACAGTGTCCCAGTTTTCTATTGGGAGAGTATGCAGCTCGGGCACAGCATGGACTTACCCCGGGTTCTGTGGGGGACAAACTCTCTGTACATGTGGCTCCAGAGAAACAGTGTGAGAACTGGATTGCATTACAgagaagcaggaagagaagGCAGGAAAGGAAGGCTCCATTTCTGCTAATGAAGTCAGTGCAGCAAGTGTAGTACCATACATAAATAACAGGTTGCAGTGACACATGGTGATGTTTGAGTTGATTATGCTCAAATCCAAACAAAGGACAGCTGCAAAGGACAATATTGTTTACACTAGTGGATCAGCTTTTTTCATTCCACTAATTAACGCTGACAGTATATTTCATAATCTGTCAAACAGAAATAATATATGCTTGTAAAGAAAAGCCACATTTGTGGAGTTTCAGTAAAAAGCCACTCAGCAGCATTTCCAAAATATTGCAGACAGTAAAGCgtatttaaaatgcaaaataaatctCTTCTAAATTTAATATTAAAATTGGGGACATATGTATTGCTAATGAAGAACCGAGCCTCACATTCTGTATGATATTATAAATTAATCATTCCATCAATTTATGAACTACAAAATCTACGGCTGAATAATTTATTTGTTGTGAGAAACTGCCAAGAGTGGGGAGGATGGACTTCTGGGAATCTGTTTGACGGGCTAGTTTTAATAACAAGGCAGAGAAATGCAGACGGGGAAGATGAAAGAGTGtttgctcaaaaaaaaaaaacgtccaaggagagatgagaggagcAGAGCAATGGCCACCTTGTTATCAGTCCACTGTGAAGACAGGGAGCAAACGATGGACGGAAAGAGTACATACAGAGGAGATAATAGTGTGAGCTGTCAAAAACACATACTGCGGTTTGCctgcgttgtgtgtgtgtgtgtcagtgagagaCATTCCACCAGGGTCAGATGCTGTGATTCACCATGTCCCACAAATCAcacaggggtcaaaggtcagtgaaGTGCTGACATTTGATGAAAAGATCTCATGTCCCTCTCCAGTGTTTTATTCTTTCACTTCCTCATCATTTACTTTTTCACTTCCCTTGCCTCTATTTTTATCTTCCCTCTCGTTTTCCTCGTGTATTTTTTCacaacagctctctctctctctctctctctaaatatTTGGCTCTACGAGTTCAGCAGCTCTCCAGTGAACCAACATTAGTTTTACAAACCAAGTCTCATGTTCTGAGTTTGTGAGAGGGATTGAAGCCCAAGAAAACATTCTCTGTTTCTGtgccaacacaaacagcaagcCACACAAGTAAATATACAAGAATGAAGAAAGTAAATGAAGCGCTGCGCTTTTAGACAGCACTCAGGATTTGAGAGTCCTGTTGAGGGGCGCGGGGGAGAAAATACACCACATTTAATCAAGTGACTTTCTGGCACAGTCACACAGAGTCTTGGTTAGATAGAATTTGGCTCATGATGTTAAGGACGGTGATGCTGGTCATTCTGCCCACCAGTTTGGCTTAAACAGTTTAGACATTCACCCTCTAATGGCCAAAACCAGTTTACAGGTCTGAGATCCATGATAGTGCAACAAGTATCAATAACTGACACACATTACAGATTAATAACTACTTTAAAAATGATCTTTTATAACTGGTCTTTACCAATTCCCTGAAGATGATGAGTGgaaatgttttgtatttttcatgaaaGGCTTCAAACACTATTATATGTGTTTTTCATCAAATCTGGCTACAAATACATATCTATGATATAACCTGAGGGTGAATAATAAAGTGAGAAGTGCAGATTAGTAATTTTTAGCAGAGCATGACTCACTTCCTGTGGAAAATCAAAAGAAtcaacaactgtgtgtgtggtgccaaCTGGTTTTACGTCCATCTGTCTTTGCAAAGCACTTCCTTGGTTTAATTCTATCTCACTCTCAACCTTTTCTCTTTTATATGAATCCTTTTGTGTCTAATTCAATATGTCTGAGTCCAAAGTGATCAATCAGGCCGctgctctgtgtttaacacacgaggcagctggacagacagagacaggcaaTTAAATCATAATTAGGGAGTCCTCTGTCCAATCTGAGCCtaaaggagagtgtgtgtgtgcgcaaaagtgtttgtgtatttagaGACACATGCTGTTGGCtgtcactgtgtgagtgtgtttgtgtgagtgagagagagagagagagagagagagagagagagaaagaaagaaagggaagGCTGGGGGCCGTTGGAAAGGGGGACTAGCTACATGGGGGTCTCGTTAGCTGATGCAGGCCAGATAATCGGATTTAGCCAAAGAgagggaaagtgtgtgtgaggtggagtGTGAGGTGGAGTGTGATGGGGTGCGTGACTGGCTGGAAAGACAGATGGGAACAAGACGGTCAGACTGTGACCTGTACACAGACATAGACGCACATGCTGACACTCTTACAGTACATCTATAATGCATGTGATATTTATGAGCAAAAGAACCAACCCAAAAAGCTACAGTTAAGTACATTgtgtgaaaggaaaaaaaaagatccaagCTTGCAGTCAAAGCATCATGGCAGAGTGGAGGGCCCTGAGAGTCCTGTCAGTCCCACATCTCCTGAAAAGTTAATGTGAAACCATCTTTAATACTCTCTGTGTCTGCTTCGTTGTgcctttctctctgcctgcatctatttccctctctctttcatatacacacacacacacaagtgggtGCCCCCCTCATTATGAAAAGAACCAGCTGGatcctctctcctgtcctcttttcctctcttgttCTCGTCTCACCTACTGTTGTATTCTGGACATCAAACCAGGagcttctttctctcttcaACTCTTGTCTTTTTATCCCTCATTCTCAAAGAGCATTCTTTAATACTCAGTGCCCAAACTTTCCAGAGcatcttgtctgtgtgtgtgtgtgcatgtgtctgaaagtcagaaaagggaaaaagaatAACAGAATGtaagacaaaagaaaagaaagtcaaAAAAGGGGGGAAATTAAGAGGAACAAGGAAATAaagaggaacaaacacacacaaactgtgtttATAACCAACCTTACCTACACGAGAGTCAACATTCATTAACATAGAACTCCTTTCTGAAGCCAGCATACCCCTCCTATGCCTGCTAGTATCTGCTTGTCTCCATGCTAACCCAAAGACTGCTTGTTAAAGACCGATGGATGTTCTTCAAGTACCGTACTGTATACACCTGGATGATAGTGCTAGGTGTTAGAGTTCACTCAGCATGTGTCACATAAACCAACCATAAAATTCcgtagcagcagcagccctgtgaTATGATGTGTATACAGACAATGATCATTAACCAAGCATAAGGCTGGAAAGGACAACATGAGTGCAATGTGGTACCTGATGGACGAGGTCTgtcagtaggtgtgtgtgtgtgtgtgtgtgtgtgtgttccaaaaCATCCTTGGCCTCTAACAGGATTAGTGCGTTTGACTGTTGGCAAAGCAAACAGCGTCTGGCTGTAGGAGACCCTACCTCAATGTCACGAGGACTGAGTCACCTACAGCACAAGGACAGCAGAACACGTATTTCATCTTCACTTTCATTGCAAATTGCAATGAAGTGAGAGCGAAGGGAAGGCTACTGGTGGATAATTGTTCACACTGTTACAGTGGCCCTACTAGAGTGTGGCTACACAAATACTGTATGTCTTGACACTtacagacagaaaagctcagCGACCTCAGTGGTCACTATGCTAGACACCATGGGTGTGTAATTTGTTGAAAACCTGCTGCATGAGTATGGGGTACATGCAATACAAGCATGACACAGTCTAGAATTGTATTGGTGTCAATCTGCATGGAATCACTAACTCTGGCTCTAAATCAATCCCTACAAAAGAAACATCTGTAGTAGAAGAGCAGTCTTACTCCCACTACAGAACTCATTAGCATCCACCAGAcggtctgtgtatgtgactacAGTTGTGGCAGAGGGGGAATGGCAGTGTTCCCTCAACACTGATAATGTCCTGTTAATGCTACAGACTGGATTGGACTCAAATCTCTGTGTTTACGAGCCCTTCACTTTCACTCTGTGCTCACATTAGTCTGCCCGCCCTGCGCAATGGGAACAGTTTGCTCGGTGACTTTCATTTTGGCACACAATCTGCATCTATCCCAGAAATTCACCCACAAGGCTGTTATGCTGATAAATAAACAAGAAGCTGTTGGTGGTGTTTGCTAAAGTTGGAGGAGACTGCATGTGCAGTTTGCAGTCTTCACACTGCACTTATCTGCAGACATAATTAAAAGGCCAAATGAGC contains:
- the bcam gene encoding basal cell adhesion molecule isoform X2, translated to MDGITFGRASLLCTLLLWAIQVCSGAVVVKVSPKVEVLKGEKATLTCKYTMSSSSSNVIVEWYIEEQGTRKRVAFRSQSGAGQSDDGTPLTGRVTIGEDFTLTITSVKPSDELTYICQVSAGAAGVADGTTMLKVFFAPEKPELTKPSAQAISVGEPSSSEIGTCVTMNGHPQPRIIWFKDDEPLPEVKDRKEKTYMIPSVVKEASGLFTIKSTLYMQPTKEDKDSVFQCTVEYSMQGDQIKEKKSNTITIDLNYPSETATFSLVNKDPVKEGDTVVMKCETDGNPQPEFDFSKAGKSVVGVGGLLTLKSVKRTDSGEYKCTATDFDNLDADLTGIVTLNVHYIDPMSVTPAQPQAVMLGDKVEWQCKTKASALHTVQWKKGSEVLSQDGTLSIQDVSYDKAGEYMCVGAVPSVAGLMAQARVNLTVKGKPMIETPTAGEVGKEGDMVTLRCSAYGSPAPQFTWKPSGKESVSVEGNKVVSSVSLQATAEVMKDGVTCEVSNEYGKDSKTFLVSLKRADKQQGGSSGVVIAVVVCVLLLLLLVALIYFLNKKSKLSCSKKNKKEVAGGEVNNDIVVEMKTDKANEEAGLLNKKPSTEQ
- the bcam gene encoding basal cell adhesion molecule isoform X1, producing MDGITFGRASLLCTLLLWAIQVCSGAVVVKVSPKVEVLKGEKATLTCKYTMSSSSSNVIVEWYIEEQGTRKRVAFRSQSGAGQSDDGTPLTGRVTIGEDFTLTITSVKPSDELTYICQVSAGAAGVADGTTMLKVFFAPEKPELTKPSAQAISVGEPSSSEIGTCVTMNGHPQPRIIWFKDDEPLPEVKDRKEKTYMIPSVVKEASGLFTIKSTLYMQPTKEDKDSVFQCTVEYSMQGDQIKEKKSNTITIDLNYPSETATFSLVNKDPVKEGDTVVMKCETDGNPQPEFDFSKAGKSVVGVGGLLTLKSVKRTDSGEYKCTATDFDNLDADLTGIVTLNVHYIDPMSVTPAQPQAVMLGDKVEWQCKTKASALHTVQWKKGSEVLSQDGTLSIQDVSYDKAGEYMCVGAVPSVAGLMAQARVNLTVKGKPMIETPTAGEVGKEGDMVTLRCSAYGSPAPQFTWKPSGKESVSVEGNKVVSSVSLQATAEVMKDGVTCEVSNEYGKDSKTFLVSLKRAIDNSAEADKQQGGSSGVVIAVVVCVLLLLLLVALIYFLNKKSKLSCSKKNKKEVAGGEVNNDIVVEMKTDKANEEAGLLNKKPSTEQ